In Zygosaccharomyces rouxii strain CBS732 chromosome E complete sequence, the DNA window gaagttCACACCAAAACTCTTGGTTATGATGATTTGAAGGCGGAGAATATGGATTACGGTGATGTACATGAGGAAGAggtttttgaagatgaagatgagacTTATACTTCTTTGAATCCCATTGTTAGATGTACTCCCAAGAGGTATTTTAATAAGGGCCATTCCAAGAACATTCCCAGTGAACCATTTTGTACTCCACATGAAGATTCTATCTGGAATGTGGGTAAAACTTATTTCTTGACCTGGTATACTCACTTCTTCAGGGATGAACATTCGAATGAAGTTGTCGAAAGAGTCAGGATTCATATGGCCTACATCAGAGAGAAATCTAATGAGAAGGGtgttttgaaaagagatgcACCATCTGCTACTTTTTTCCATTCTGAATGGATTAAAAATGCAGACGGTGTTTACCCAATAGAAATTCTTCACGAATGGTTACAAGGTGTAAGAACTCGCAAAATTGTTATCTCTGTGCAACCAGAAACTGTATCGGATGCAGAGTTTGATCCATTGACACACGGTGTATTTGTGTATTTGGATGAAGGTAGTAGAGTCTACAAGCAAACtaataaagaattggcatTGAATGATGCGGGTATTACTGATGATAAATGGTACTACGTGGTGGTTTCAATTCCCACAGCCGTGATTGTTGCACTTGTATTGATGTACTTCTTTATTATTGCCAATCGTAGATACAGTGATTTTTCAGAGGTTACCAACAAGGCATGGCAAAAGAAACATCGTGTTCTAGGTAAAGTTACCGATTTTAAGAAGTACAAAAACATGAAGAATAGACCCTACTCAGAATTGCCTATGCATAATAAGGGAAATCCAGGCAAACAGAGTTAATATTTATTTAATAGTTTATGTATAACCCTCAAATCCATTTCTGTCTAGCGGCAACTTCACAAATTTTTTCCAGTATGATAACACGGGGATCCGGTTTAAAAGAATGTAATAATTCACCACCGTCACCACCGCTTTCATCGAGCATTTCATCGTTAGTGCCATTTTGAGACTCAGTATCGCCATCATCACCTACATCTTCAATGTAGTAGAAAAATGGTTCTAGTACGatcattattttccaaaaattgatggatCCACagttttggaaaagtaCATCGATTAAGCTAGGTAAATATTCCAATTCGACGTATTCCTCAGCGCAACATAcaaattcatccaattcGTAATCCTGTTCATCAGCCGATAGTGTCGAATACATCTCTGATAGCAGAGTCAATTCTTTACTGATCGTCTTGGGGATATCTTGACGCGCCTGCCATAACAATTTTTGGGCTCTTTGTAATCTTTCCTGCGTAACACAATCACCAACCTCATATGTTTCTGCCACACTTTTGCCCAATTTTAATGGATCCTTCGTATCACCAGGTGCTGGTAAAAACCCATTGTGTTCACTTTTCTCCATTAGTTCATTATATTCATTGTACAATGAAataatcttcatcattggCTTGTACAACTGTTGGCAAACTTTCATTTCAGAATGCGGGACAATCACTTGCTCTAAATAGTGGTTCATTAGTCCCTCCATAAAATTGGCCCAAATGGATGAAAAAACGTAATTCTCATCATAAGTAGACTctgtaaaatcttgattAATGTTTTGACGCATAATATGTTCCGTTAGTGAAAAgattgcattttttttaGTATCATTTTCCGTTTTATTATGGTTGTGGCGATTTGAATGTGTTTTATTATCCTTGTCCTCATCAATATTCGTAGTGGCACTATCATCGTTTTGATCCTTATCCATCCAGTATTCGGGACCACCTCTTTGAGACAGAGTGACTAGCAATaggaagaatttgattttaaCCCATGGTCCTAGCGAATGGACGTAGTTATCGGATATCTTATTGACGTCATGATCAATCTTTTTGTGGATACacttgatgaatttctcAATGTAGTGGCTCTTACGAATATCATATTTCTCGTTGAGATATTCGACTGAAGTGATCAAATTGTAATCAGTACCTTCAAAATCCATACACTTGCTAAATCTGAATCTTTTTTTCGGTCTCGTAGTCTTGGGTCTACGATGGCGATGCATATTACCTCTTACCAAGTTCCTAGGTTTTCGATCATTTGTCTTGCATGGAGGTAAACCACAATTGCAAGTACACTCTTCTCGTCTAACTTCATCGGAGGAGAGCATATCAACTGTATTACTTGGCCCCTTCCCTGTTTAATACTCGTTTGATTCTTAACCTTGGAGTGACAAAAAGTCGATCTTTATATGTATATTAAATATTGAAGGCGAATTGACAACGAAAAATAGGTGAAAAATCCTATGTACAAAGATGTAAAGACATTTAGATTCTGCTAATATTCCCTTACGTTAATCATGAGTTAATACTAATCAATAGAAATTATACTTATAGtcataataatattaacaGAAATAGTATAGAATCGAAGGTCTTCTGTGTTTAAACCATTGAGAGAAAAACAGGAAATTAGagataaagatgaattattgtagagttttgaaaaattatttggaagaagttttagatacttctttggtggtttcGTGATCCCGtaatttttgttcttcttctagtGTGCCTCCTTCAGACTTGCCAGATTTTGCATATACTTGGTTAGtctcaatttcttcatcatcgtcttcttcGAGCAAATCTGTTGCAGGGATCTGGAGATCCTCGATGACTTTCTCCTCGACATTTTGCAAATCCATGAGACCATAGATGGTAATTGTAATTAGACCAAGTACACCCGCCACGCATGAAAATACAAATGCCACATAACCCTTGGCTGTGAATCCActtggaattgatttttcCTGTTTGTTTTCAAGAGCCAAATTGAACCAGTCTGTGGTGCCAGCAGCATTACCTTCAATGGGGACACCAGAATTTTTACAAACGCGTTTATGGGAGTCTGTTAAGTATTGCGATGGGTTGGATTGAATTCCTTCTGGATCTTCcacaagaacaattgcTAGCCCTTGTATCAAATGCCATTCGATGTGACAGTGGAAAAACCAAACACCTGGATTATCAGCTCTAAATCTAATGACGAAATTTGATTGCGGTCTTACGTAAATCGTATCTCTCAACATTGGGTATTCGGGGAAACTTGTATGGTTCTTAGGATCAAATGGAAGCGGAGGATCGTTATCATCAACAGCGCCTGCACGAGCAATTGTTTGAAAGACGTGACCGTGTAAATGGAATGGGTGGGTACCTGTATCTTGACTGTTGAGAACGATTTCGACGATTTCGTTTCTCTTCAAGACAAAGGTATTCGTGTTAGTACCATAGATGTAACTGTTACTGGCATATTTACCGGCAGATAGAACAGTCATCAAAGTGGGGACCTTTGGTGTAGTATAAGTGATattgttgaagaaagcATAGTTTTTACCACTGATTAAATTATCCATGGCCACCgtcaattcaattctgtGATCTGGTTCTGGTAGCAATTCCTGTTTATGATAAGGCACCAAATAGAAATCATCGAGGAAATTGTCAAGAGAATTCACATATGCTTCTTCGGGCTTAGGTTTACTGGAATCGTAAGTCATATAAGAAGTCTGGTTTAACAACAAATGTTTGGGAATCTTATCAAGCATGCTATCGTCGTATTTCTGCATAATAGCATAATTTTTATCCTTATTATCCTTCGTCCTCACCAGAACAGAATACCTCTGAGCAACGGTGATATACAGCATATCTGTCGCATTCTTTTCGGTAACGACACCATCAACTTCAACAACCTCCATTTCGTGGTCTTCAAGCCAGAAATATTGTGAGACGAACCCACCGGTATTAACAATACGTAACAGATAAGTCTTATTGGGTTCCACGTTCCACGTCAAGTTTCTGGTATTATTGATCAGTAAATTTTGTGGGATGGGTTCAGCACCAGTTGGATTAGTCAATGATAAGAAAGCTGGTTTCAACTTAGCCACAGTCTGATCGTACCACTCACCAATTTCAAGCAAcacttcttcatcgtaaTCGTAGGGGAaatttttgttattttcaccatcatcaaTGATGAATAAACCTCTCATACCATCTTCATACTGAGCATCCGTGTGCGAATGGTACCAGTAGGCACCTGCATTGTCAGAAACCGTAAAGTTATAGGTAAAAGTATCATTAGGGCTGATTGGACATTGTGTTAAGAATGGTGGTCCATCCATCTGAGTGGAACCATTTTGGAACATACCGTGAACATGTAAAGTAGTATTAGAATCGTTAAACCCATTAGTTAAATTGATAATAACTCTGTCGCCCTTGGTGACACGAACTGATGGCCAAGGAAATTCACCATTACAGGTAACCACCTCTCTTCTCTTGATACCATCTGGATTGGCGTAACCCCATCCAGTGGTCCAGTTGTAAACATGAGTGGCACCTAAAACCTGCTGGAAGAGCAGAAACACTAGCGCCAAGCTTAGAATCATCGCAGTCCAAATGCACTCAGCTCGTAGTGATGGATGATAAGAGGGAACTATATAACGCGATGTTAAAAGCCTTGAGTCTTTTCAAGCAATGGTGAAGGTGGCTACGGTTTAAATAAGAATTTATGAGGTATGAAGAGAAATATAATTTGAGAGAATGGGTCGAGTATGTGGCAAGCGTTGCACCCGTTGCACACATGGTCTTAGTATCACTTGTGCAGAGgaatacaaaaaaaaaaaaaaaaagttgttGATCAATACCGGTGTAAATGTTCAAAAGAAGGAATTCGTTCGTTAATTAGACCGGATATGACGGTACTGCACGACTTCATTAGTGGGGAAAGTTCGGTTGTGCACCCTTCGAAATACTGCACCCATTTTCGAGAAAAGAGTCCGAAGATTGATATTTACCATAGATACAAGTATTATGTGCGCGAAAACCTGTAGTAGTAAGGGTCGTAaaagtaatagtaataagAAATGAAAAGTAT includes these proteins:
- the PSG1 gene encoding Psg1p (similar to uniprot|P36081 Saccharomyces cerevisiae YKL077W), which produces MRSRFQILASFLLFLLHINWVNGYRPIVQPGEKLTTSEEPKPWYRTIYGDKVEIVTPTVVAGVTFSRKPLETPDPLEPWVSLNKNGIPKTIKPEIKNGRTKNGHPDYSTFFKEVHTKTLGYDDLKAENMDYGDVHEEEVFEDEDETYTSLNPIVRCTPKRYFNKGHSKNIPSEPFCTPHEDSIWNVGKTYFLTWYTHFFRDEHSNEVVERVRIHMAYIREKSNEKGVLKRDAPSATFFHSEWIKNADGVYPIEILHEWLQGVRTRKIVISVQPETVSDAEFDPLTHGVFVYLDEGSRVYKQTNKELALNDAGITDDKWYYVVVSIPTAVIVALVLMYFFIIANRRYSDFSEVTNKAWQKKHRVLGKVTDFKKYKNMKNRPYSELPMHNKGNPGKQS
- the AAN1 gene encoding Aan1p (similar to uniprot|P36083 Saccharomyces cerevisiae YKL075C Hypothetical ORF); amino-acid sequence: MLSSDEVRREECTCNCGLPPCKTNDRKPRNLVRGNMHRHRRPKTTRPKKRFRFSKCMDFEGTDYNLITSVEYLNEKYDIRKSHYIEKFIKCIHKKIDHDVNKISDNYVHSLGPWVKIKFFLLLVTLSQRGGPEYWMDKDQNDDSATTNIDEDKDNKTHSNRHNHNKTENDTKKNAIFSLTEHIMRQNINQDFTESTYDENYVFSSIWANFMEGLMNHYLEQVIVPHSEMKVCQQLYKPMMKIISLYNEYNELMEKSEHNGFLPAPGDTKDPLKLGKSVAETYEVGDCVTQERLQRAQKLLWQARQDIPKTISKELTLLSEMYSTLSADEQDYELDEFVCCAEEYVELEYLPSLIDVLFQNCGSINFWKIMIVLEPFFYYIEDVGDDGDTESQNGTNDEMLDESGGDGGELLHSFKPDPRVIILEKICEVAARQKWI
- the FET3 gene encoding ferroxidase FET3 (similar to uniprot|P38993 Saccharomyces cerevisiae YMR058W FET3 Ferro-O2-oxidoreductase required for high-affinity iron uptake and involved in mediating resistance to copper ion toxicity belongs to class of integral membrane multicopper oxidases); protein product: MILSLALVFLLFQQVLGATHVYNWTTGWGYANPDGIKRREVVTCNGEFPWPSVRVTKGDRVIINLTNGFNDSNTTLHVHGMFQNGSTQMDGPPFLTQCPISPNDTFTYNFTVSDNAGAYWYHSHTDAQYEDGMRGLFIIDDGENNKNFPYDYDEEVLLEIGEWYDQTVAKLKPAFLSLTNPTGAEPIPQNLLINNTRNLTWNVEPNKTYLLRIVNTGGFVSQYFWLEDHEMEVVEVDGVVTEKNATDMLYITVAQRYSVLVRTKDNKDKNYAIMQKYDDSMLDKIPKHLLLNQTSYMTYDSSKPKPEEAYVNSLDNFLDDFYLVPYHKQELLPEPDHRIELTVAMDNLISGKNYAFFNNITYTTPKVPTLMTVLSAGKYASNSYIYGTNTNTFVLKRNEIVEIVLNSQDTGTHPFHLHGHVFQTIARAGAVDDNDPPLPFDPKNHTSFPEYPMLRDTIYVRPQSNFVIRFRADNPGVWFFHCHIEWHLIQGLAIVLVEDPEGIQSNPSQYLTDSHKRVCKNSGVPIEGNAAGTTDWFNLALENKQEKSIPSGFTAKGYVAFVFSCVAGVLGLITITIYGLMDLQNVEEKVIEDLQIPATDLLEEDDDEEIETNQVYAKSGKSEGGTLEEEQKLRDHETTKEVSKTSSK